The Brassica oleracea var. oleracea cultivar TO1000 chromosome C6, BOL, whole genome shotgun sequence genome includes a region encoding these proteins:
- the LOC106299353 gene encoding uncharacterized protein LOC106299353 isoform X2, with the protein MQPSRRSARMKQVMETTETASSPSLSTGPSSSRKRHRKRTASSTAPPPKSSLPHAESLSASSEDEGDNFLPKEPRYEASREIFEARAREFSHLMRPKRTPITARFISVSALERYQALKPRKFINQQRLSLTDEKLFDVKKVVVDSGLIYTLIDSDSYQPTVVREFVAKLLDAEERDDGVAVYVRGSLVDVSPSLINSMYCIPGFEEDPNWLDENIDHVCGFLTDNRIRRWENMSSKYLTATNQVLYKLVCSNWIPTMNYTTMNQERLRFIYMLYHHRGFDFGKIVYNQIMSMAETTKGDKKRRIIFQTLIQQVLLLQRIVPPDTSDVDITGFPKLVVKDKKIGIGSGADSRPPNLEEDIASTIASLKAIRIRLRRGEYASTWCNRRWMKMKMKTVMLMKTVTVTEVRVLSCSVSSVIY; encoded by the exons ATGCAGCCCTCTCGAAGAAGTGCTCGTATGAAACAAGTCATGGAGACTACTGAAACAGCTTCATCTCCGTCTCTCTCGACTGGTCCCTCCAGCTCTCGCAAGCGTCATCGCAAGCGAACTGCTTCCTCGACTGCTCCGCCACCAAAATCTTCCCTGCCGCATGCTGAGTCTCTCTCAGCCTCGTCTGAAGATGAAGGTGACAATTTCCTTCCCAAGGAACCTCGCTACGAGGCCAGTCGCGAGATCTTTGAAGCAAGGGCTCGTGAGTTTTCCCATCTGATGCGCCCTAAGAGGACACCCATTACCGCTCGTTTTATCTCGGTTTCCGCTTTGGAGAGATATCAAGCCCTTAAACCTCGTAAGTTCATCAATCAGCAAAGGCTCTCCCTCACAGACGAAAAACTCTTTGATGTTAAGAAGGTTGTTGTCGACTCGGGGTTGATCTACACTCTCATTGATTCTGACTCGTATCAACCAACGGTGGTGAGGGAATTTGTGGCTAAACTGTTGGATGCTGAAGAACGAGACGATGGCGTGGCTGTCTATGTTAGAGGATCGTTGGTAGATGTCTCGCCAAGCTTGATCAATTCGATGTACTGCATACCGGGTTTTGAAGAGGATCCAAATTGGTTGGATGAAAACATCGATCATGTTTGTGGATTTCTCACTGACAATCGAATCAGGCGCTGGGAAAATATGAGCTCCAAGTATCTCACCGCTACAAATCAAGTGCTGTACAAGCTTGTCTGCTCTAACTGGATTCCCACAATGAACTACACAACGATGAATCAGGAACGTCTCAGGTTTATCTATATGCTTTACCATCACCGGGGTTTTGACTTTGGAAAGATCGTCTACAATCAAATCATGTCGATGGCTGAGACGACTAAGGGGGACAAGAAACGTAGAATCATCTTTCAGACACTCATTCAGCAGGTTCTGCTTCTCCAACGCATAGTGCCACCTGACACCAGCGATGTAGACATCACTGGCTTTCCTAAGTTAGTCGTGAAGGATAAGAAAATTGGGATAGGGTCAGGTGCTGATTCAAGACCCCCAAATCTCGAAGAGGACATAGCTAGTACCATTGCTAGTCTCAAGGCCATTCGGATTCGTCTAAGGA GGGGAGAGTATGCCAGTACGTGGTGCAACAGGAGGTGGATGAAGATGAAGATGAAGACGGTGATGTTGATGAAGACAGTGACAGTGACGGAAGTGCGAGTTCTTAGTTGTTCGGTTTCCAGTGTGATATATTAA
- the LOC106299353 gene encoding uncharacterized protein LOC106299353 isoform X1: MQPSRRSARMKQVMETTETASSPSLSTGPSSSRKRHRKRTASSTAPPPKSSLPHAESLSASSEDEGDNFLPKEPRYEASREIFEARAREFSHLMRPKRTPITARFISVSALERYQALKPRKFINQQRLSLTDEKLFDVKKVVVDSGLIYTLIDSDSYQPTVVREFVAKLLDAEERDDGVAVYVRGSLVDVSPSLINSMYCIPGFEEDPNWLDENIDHVCGFLTDNRIRRWENMSSKYLTATNQVLYKLVCSNWIPTMNYTTMNQERLRFIYMLYHHRGFDFGKIVYNQIMSMAETTKGDKKRRIIFQTLIQQVLLLQRIVPPDTSDVDITGFPKLVVKDKKIGIGSGADSRPPNLEEDIASTIASLKAIRIRLRTGGEYASTWCNRRWMKMKMKTVMLMKTVTVTEVRVLSCSVSSVIY, encoded by the exons ATGCAGCCCTCTCGAAGAAGTGCTCGTATGAAACAAGTCATGGAGACTACTGAAACAGCTTCATCTCCGTCTCTCTCGACTGGTCCCTCCAGCTCTCGCAAGCGTCATCGCAAGCGAACTGCTTCCTCGACTGCTCCGCCACCAAAATCTTCCCTGCCGCATGCTGAGTCTCTCTCAGCCTCGTCTGAAGATGAAGGTGACAATTTCCTTCCCAAGGAACCTCGCTACGAGGCCAGTCGCGAGATCTTTGAAGCAAGGGCTCGTGAGTTTTCCCATCTGATGCGCCCTAAGAGGACACCCATTACCGCTCGTTTTATCTCGGTTTCCGCTTTGGAGAGATATCAAGCCCTTAAACCTCGTAAGTTCATCAATCAGCAAAGGCTCTCCCTCACAGACGAAAAACTCTTTGATGTTAAGAAGGTTGTTGTCGACTCGGGGTTGATCTACACTCTCATTGATTCTGACTCGTATCAACCAACGGTGGTGAGGGAATTTGTGGCTAAACTGTTGGATGCTGAAGAACGAGACGATGGCGTGGCTGTCTATGTTAGAGGATCGTTGGTAGATGTCTCGCCAAGCTTGATCAATTCGATGTACTGCATACCGGGTTTTGAAGAGGATCCAAATTGGTTGGATGAAAACATCGATCATGTTTGTGGATTTCTCACTGACAATCGAATCAGGCGCTGGGAAAATATGAGCTCCAAGTATCTCACCGCTACAAATCAAGTGCTGTACAAGCTTGTCTGCTCTAACTGGATTCCCACAATGAACTACACAACGATGAATCAGGAACGTCTCAGGTTTATCTATATGCTTTACCATCACCGGGGTTTTGACTTTGGAAAGATCGTCTACAATCAAATCATGTCGATGGCTGAGACGACTAAGGGGGACAAGAAACGTAGAATCATCTTTCAGACACTCATTCAGCAGGTTCTGCTTCTCCAACGCATAGTGCCACCTGACACCAGCGATGTAGACATCACTGGCTTTCCTAAGTTAGTCGTGAAGGATAAGAAAATTGGGATAGGGTCAGGTGCTGATTCAAGACCCCCAAATCTCGAAGAGGACATAGCTAGTACCATTGCTAGTCTCAAGGCCATTCGGATTCGTCTAAGGA CAGGGGGAGAGTATGCCAGTACGTGGTGCAACAGGAGGTGGATGAAGATGAAGATGAAGACGGTGATGTTGATGAAGACAGTGACAGTGACGGAAGTGCGAGTTCTTAGTTGTTCGGTTTCCAGTGTGATATATTAA
- the LOC106297879 gene encoding F-box/kelch-repeat protein At2g22050-like, producing MSNSNADDDEPPKKYTPTQPSLSSLPDDIVLRCLVRVPRSYHLNISWVSKDLRSLVRSPEFNVLRSSLPKSSLYVCLEEDDDDDNSSFHWFTLNETSTTEYGLVPNPTTFPPHKYGSSTVAVGSKIFFVGGSIEPFTDLWILDTRTGSITLKVYKTRYLSH from the coding sequence ATGTCCAACTCCAACGCCGACGACGACGAGCCACCCAAAAAATACACTCCTACGCAGCCGTCGCTTTCTTCACTGCCTGACGACATCGTTTTGAGATGCTTGGTCCGCGTCCCAAGAAGCTATCACCTAAACATCTCATGGGTCTCAAAAGACCTAAGATCCCTTGTTCGCTCGCCTGAGTTCAACGTCTTGCGATCCAGCCTCCCCAAGAGCTCACTCTATGTATGTTTGGAAGAAGATGATGATGACGACAACTCATCCTTCCACTGGTTTACTCTGAACGAAACATCAACAACGGAGTATGGGTTAGTTCCGAATCCAACTACCTTCCCTCCTCATAAATACGGTTCTTCAACCGTTGCAGTGGGGTCAAAGATCTTCTTCGTTGGTGGATCTATAGAACCTTTCACTGATCTGTGGATCCTTGATACCCGAACTGGGAGCATCACACTGAAAGTGTATAAGACTCGATACCTTTCTCATTGA